A genomic window from Gossypium hirsutum isolate 1008001.06 chromosome D12, Gossypium_hirsutum_v2.1, whole genome shotgun sequence includes:
- the LOC107945860 gene encoding putative cyclic nucleotide-gated ion channel 13 isoform X1: MTFRRDKFVRFKDWSSDDGSFTSKVRPSFSAVIEGARKLFENGSERARELFENGSERVKGLKKPVNFGFSSTKQPKKDKAVSSKKRTLNPQGEFLQNWNKMFLLSCAIALAIDPLFFYIPVVKGNLKCLDLDNKLGIVASVLRTLIDAFYVIHIVFQFRTAFIAPSSRVFGRGELIEDPWAIAKRYLFKNFFIDILAILPLPQMVVIIIKSSLRGSVSEITKDLLKTFIFIQYVPRILRIVPLFKEVTTTSGILTKSAWTGAALNLFLYMLASHAVGAFWYLFSIERQDRCWRNAVNGDVAALYCHKGITRNETLVNMLNTTCSLINPDDLKDPKHFNFGIFFDALESGVVETMDFPMKFLYCFWWALRNLSSLGQNLKTSTYVWEILFAIAIAIGGLILFSLLIGNMQKYLESTGVRVEEMRVKRQDAEQWMSHRMLPENLRERIRRYEQYKWQETRGVEEEALIANLPRDLRRDIKRHLCLDLLKRVPMFDKMDEQLLDAMCDRLKPVLYTDKSYILREGDPVEEMLFIIRGDLTSTTTNGGRTGFFNSAHLKAGDFCGDDLLTWALDPQSSSNLPISTRTVQALKEVEAFALMADDLKFVASQFRRLSSKQFMHTFKFYSVRWQTWAASFIQAAWRRHCRRKQVKSLREAEGEPLAALANGNETSPSLGATLYASKFAVNALRTLRRHGSQSSPRLPQRLSPLLPQKPAEPDFTAE, translated from the exons ATGACTTTCCGGCGAGACAAATTTGTAAG GTTCAAAGATTGGAGTTCAGATGATGGATCATTTACATCAAAAGTTAGACCATCATTCAGTGCTGTTATAGAGGGTGCCCGGAAACTGTTCGAGAATGGTTCCGAACGTGCCCGGGAACTGTTCGAGAATGGTTCCGAACGAGTTAAAGGCTTAAAGAAACCAGTGAATTTCGGGTTTTCGAGTACAAAGCAACCGAAGAAAGACAAGGCAGTGAGTTCAAAGAAGAGGACTCTTAATCCACAAGGAGAGTTTCTTCAAAACTGGAACAAAATGTTCCTTCTTTCATGTGCCATTGCTCTAGCTATTGATCCTTTGTTCTTTTACATCCCTGTGGTTAAGGGAAATTTGAAATGCCTCGACTTGGACAACAAACTCGGGATCGTTGCTAGTGTCCTTCGTACTTTAATCGACGCTTTTTACGTCATTCATATCGTGTTTCAATTCCGTACCGCATTCATTGCCCCTTCGTCGCGTGTATTCGGTAGAGGCGAGTTGATTGAAGATCCTTGGGCTATCGCGAAACGGTATTTGTTCAAGAACTTCTTCATCGATATTCTTGCTATCTTACCACTTCCACAG ATGGTGGTCataatcataaaatcatcatTGAGAGGCTCCGTTTCGGAGATCACGAAAGATTTATTGAAAACCTTTATTTTCATCCAATACGTGCCGAGAATCCTTCGAATCGTTCCTCTTTTCAAAGAAGTTACAACCACTTCCGGCATATTAACCAAATCGGCATGGACCGGTGCTGCTTTGAATCTCTTCCTATACATGTTAGCTAGTCAT GCAGTTGGAGCCTTTTGGTACTTGTTTTCGATCGAACGACAGGACCGGTGTTGGCGTAATGCTGTAAATGGTGACGTAGCCGCGTTGTACTGTCataaaggcataacaagaaacgaGACATTAGTGAATATGCTGAATACTACCTGCTCGTTAATCAATCCCGACGACTTGAAAGATCCGAAACACTTCAACTTCGGGATATTTTTCGATGCACTCGAGTCCGGTGTGGTGGAAACCATGGATTTTCCTATGAAGTTCTTGTACTGCTTTTGGTGGGCTTTGCGTAATCTAAG TTCTTTAGGCCAAAATCTCAAAACAAGTACCTATGTGTGGGAGATATTGTTTGCCATTGCCATTGCCATTGGTGGCTTGATTCTGTTTTCACTGCTCATTGGGAACATGcag AAATATCTAGAATCAACAGGGGTGAGAGTGGAGGAAATGAGGGTGAAAAGGCAAGATGCAGAGCAATGGATGTCACACCGGATGCTACCGGAGAACCTTAGGGAACGTATAAGGCGATATGAACAGTACAAATGGCAAGAAACCAGAGGTGTTGAAGAAGAAGCCCTCATTGCTAACCTTCCTAGGGATCTCAGAAGAGATATAAAGAGACATCTTTGCTTGGATCTTCTCAAAAGA GTGCCAATGTTCGACAAAATGGATGAACAACTATTAGATGCAATGTGTGATCGTCTCAAACCAGTGCTTTACACCGACAAGAGCTATATTCTCCGAGAAGGTGATCCGGTGGAGGAGATGCTGTTTATTATCCGAGGGGATCTGACAAGTACGACCACAAACGGCGGAAGAACCGGTTTCTTCAACTCTGCTCATCTCAAAGCCGGTGACTTTTGCGGCGACGATCTTCTCACATGGGCATTGGATCCCCAATCATCGTCGAACCTACCGATCTCGACGAGAACAGTGCAGGCCTTGAAAGAAGTTGAAGCTTTTGCTTTAATGGCGGATGATTTGAAATTCGTGGCTTCTCAGTTTCGACGTCTTAGCAGCAAGCAATTCATGCATACTTTCAA GTTCTACTCGGTGAGATGGCAGACATGGGCCGCGTCGTTTATACAAGCAGCTTGGCGCCGACACTGCAGGAGGAAGCAGGTAAAGTCACTACGTGAAGCCGAGGGAGAGCCGCTTGCAGCTCTGGCAAACGGGAACGAAACCTCACCAAGCCTCGGCGCCACGCTTTACGCTTCAAAATTTGCCGTCAATGCGTTACGAACGTTGCGGAGGCATGGTTCGCAAAGCAGCCCTAGATTGCCTCAAAGATTGTCGCCGTTGCTTCCTCAAAAGCCAGCCGAGCCTGATTTTACGGCTGAATAA
- the LOC107945860 gene encoding cyclic nucleotide-gated ion channel 1 isoform X2 has translation MTFRRDKFVRFKDWSSDDGSFTSKVRPSFSAVIEGARKLFENGSERVKGLKKPVNFGFSSTKQPKKDKAVSSKKRTLNPQGEFLQNWNKMFLLSCAIALAIDPLFFYIPVVKGNLKCLDLDNKLGIVASVLRTLIDAFYVIHIVFQFRTAFIAPSSRVFGRGELIEDPWAIAKRYLFKNFFIDILAILPLPQMVVIIIKSSLRGSVSEITKDLLKTFIFIQYVPRILRIVPLFKEVTTTSGILTKSAWTGAALNLFLYMLASHAVGAFWYLFSIERQDRCWRNAVNGDVAALYCHKGITRNETLVNMLNTTCSLINPDDLKDPKHFNFGIFFDALESGVVETMDFPMKFLYCFWWALRNLSSLGQNLKTSTYVWEILFAIAIAIGGLILFSLLIGNMQKYLESTGVRVEEMRVKRQDAEQWMSHRMLPENLRERIRRYEQYKWQETRGVEEEALIANLPRDLRRDIKRHLCLDLLKRVPMFDKMDEQLLDAMCDRLKPVLYTDKSYILREGDPVEEMLFIIRGDLTSTTTNGGRTGFFNSAHLKAGDFCGDDLLTWALDPQSSSNLPISTRTVQALKEVEAFALMADDLKFVASQFRRLSSKQFMHTFKFYSVRWQTWAASFIQAAWRRHCRRKQVKSLREAEGEPLAALANGNETSPSLGATLYASKFAVNALRTLRRHGSQSSPRLPQRLSPLLPQKPAEPDFTAE, from the exons ATGACTTTCCGGCGAGACAAATTTGTAAG GTTCAAAGATTGGAGTTCAGATGATGGATCATTTACATCAAAAGTTAGACCATCATTCAGTGCTGTTATAGAGGGTGCCCGGAAACTGTTCGAGAATG GTTCCGAACGAGTTAAAGGCTTAAAGAAACCAGTGAATTTCGGGTTTTCGAGTACAAAGCAACCGAAGAAAGACAAGGCAGTGAGTTCAAAGAAGAGGACTCTTAATCCACAAGGAGAGTTTCTTCAAAACTGGAACAAAATGTTCCTTCTTTCATGTGCCATTGCTCTAGCTATTGATCCTTTGTTCTTTTACATCCCTGTGGTTAAGGGAAATTTGAAATGCCTCGACTTGGACAACAAACTCGGGATCGTTGCTAGTGTCCTTCGTACTTTAATCGACGCTTTTTACGTCATTCATATCGTGTTTCAATTCCGTACCGCATTCATTGCCCCTTCGTCGCGTGTATTCGGTAGAGGCGAGTTGATTGAAGATCCTTGGGCTATCGCGAAACGGTATTTGTTCAAGAACTTCTTCATCGATATTCTTGCTATCTTACCACTTCCACAG ATGGTGGTCataatcataaaatcatcatTGAGAGGCTCCGTTTCGGAGATCACGAAAGATTTATTGAAAACCTTTATTTTCATCCAATACGTGCCGAGAATCCTTCGAATCGTTCCTCTTTTCAAAGAAGTTACAACCACTTCCGGCATATTAACCAAATCGGCATGGACCGGTGCTGCTTTGAATCTCTTCCTATACATGTTAGCTAGTCAT GCAGTTGGAGCCTTTTGGTACTTGTTTTCGATCGAACGACAGGACCGGTGTTGGCGTAATGCTGTAAATGGTGACGTAGCCGCGTTGTACTGTCataaaggcataacaagaaacgaGACATTAGTGAATATGCTGAATACTACCTGCTCGTTAATCAATCCCGACGACTTGAAAGATCCGAAACACTTCAACTTCGGGATATTTTTCGATGCACTCGAGTCCGGTGTGGTGGAAACCATGGATTTTCCTATGAAGTTCTTGTACTGCTTTTGGTGGGCTTTGCGTAATCTAAG TTCTTTAGGCCAAAATCTCAAAACAAGTACCTATGTGTGGGAGATATTGTTTGCCATTGCCATTGCCATTGGTGGCTTGATTCTGTTTTCACTGCTCATTGGGAACATGcag AAATATCTAGAATCAACAGGGGTGAGAGTGGAGGAAATGAGGGTGAAAAGGCAAGATGCAGAGCAATGGATGTCACACCGGATGCTACCGGAGAACCTTAGGGAACGTATAAGGCGATATGAACAGTACAAATGGCAAGAAACCAGAGGTGTTGAAGAAGAAGCCCTCATTGCTAACCTTCCTAGGGATCTCAGAAGAGATATAAAGAGACATCTTTGCTTGGATCTTCTCAAAAGA GTGCCAATGTTCGACAAAATGGATGAACAACTATTAGATGCAATGTGTGATCGTCTCAAACCAGTGCTTTACACCGACAAGAGCTATATTCTCCGAGAAGGTGATCCGGTGGAGGAGATGCTGTTTATTATCCGAGGGGATCTGACAAGTACGACCACAAACGGCGGAAGAACCGGTTTCTTCAACTCTGCTCATCTCAAAGCCGGTGACTTTTGCGGCGACGATCTTCTCACATGGGCATTGGATCCCCAATCATCGTCGAACCTACCGATCTCGACGAGAACAGTGCAGGCCTTGAAAGAAGTTGAAGCTTTTGCTTTAATGGCGGATGATTTGAAATTCGTGGCTTCTCAGTTTCGACGTCTTAGCAGCAAGCAATTCATGCATACTTTCAA GTTCTACTCGGTGAGATGGCAGACATGGGCCGCGTCGTTTATACAAGCAGCTTGGCGCCGACACTGCAGGAGGAAGCAGGTAAAGTCACTACGTGAAGCCGAGGGAGAGCCGCTTGCAGCTCTGGCAAACGGGAACGAAACCTCACCAAGCCTCGGCGCCACGCTTTACGCTTCAAAATTTGCCGTCAATGCGTTACGAACGTTGCGGAGGCATGGTTCGCAAAGCAGCCCTAGATTGCCTCAAAGATTGTCGCCGTTGCTTCCTCAAAAGCCAGCCGAGCCTGATTTTACGGCTGAATAA
- the LOC107945860 gene encoding cyclic nucleotide-gated ion channel 1 isoform X3 produces MVVIIIKSSLRGSVSEITKDLLKTFIFIQYVPRILRIVPLFKEVTTTSGILTKSAWTGAALNLFLYMLASHAVGAFWYLFSIERQDRCWRNAVNGDVAALYCHKGITRNETLVNMLNTTCSLINPDDLKDPKHFNFGIFFDALESGVVETMDFPMKFLYCFWWALRNLSSLGQNLKTSTYVWEILFAIAIAIGGLILFSLLIGNMQKYLESTGVRVEEMRVKRQDAEQWMSHRMLPENLRERIRRYEQYKWQETRGVEEEALIANLPRDLRRDIKRHLCLDLLKRVPMFDKMDEQLLDAMCDRLKPVLYTDKSYILREGDPVEEMLFIIRGDLTSTTTNGGRTGFFNSAHLKAGDFCGDDLLTWALDPQSSSNLPISTRTVQALKEVEAFALMADDLKFVASQFRRLSSKQFMHTFKFYSVRWQTWAASFIQAAWRRHCRRKQVKSLREAEGEPLAALANGNETSPSLGATLYASKFAVNALRTLRRHGSQSSPRLPQRLSPLLPQKPAEPDFTAE; encoded by the exons ATGGTGGTCataatcataaaatcatcatTGAGAGGCTCCGTTTCGGAGATCACGAAAGATTTATTGAAAACCTTTATTTTCATCCAATACGTGCCGAGAATCCTTCGAATCGTTCCTCTTTTCAAAGAAGTTACAACCACTTCCGGCATATTAACCAAATCGGCATGGACCGGTGCTGCTTTGAATCTCTTCCTATACATGTTAGCTAGTCAT GCAGTTGGAGCCTTTTGGTACTTGTTTTCGATCGAACGACAGGACCGGTGTTGGCGTAATGCTGTAAATGGTGACGTAGCCGCGTTGTACTGTCataaaggcataacaagaaacgaGACATTAGTGAATATGCTGAATACTACCTGCTCGTTAATCAATCCCGACGACTTGAAAGATCCGAAACACTTCAACTTCGGGATATTTTTCGATGCACTCGAGTCCGGTGTGGTGGAAACCATGGATTTTCCTATGAAGTTCTTGTACTGCTTTTGGTGGGCTTTGCGTAATCTAAG TTCTTTAGGCCAAAATCTCAAAACAAGTACCTATGTGTGGGAGATATTGTTTGCCATTGCCATTGCCATTGGTGGCTTGATTCTGTTTTCACTGCTCATTGGGAACATGcag AAATATCTAGAATCAACAGGGGTGAGAGTGGAGGAAATGAGGGTGAAAAGGCAAGATGCAGAGCAATGGATGTCACACCGGATGCTACCGGAGAACCTTAGGGAACGTATAAGGCGATATGAACAGTACAAATGGCAAGAAACCAGAGGTGTTGAAGAAGAAGCCCTCATTGCTAACCTTCCTAGGGATCTCAGAAGAGATATAAAGAGACATCTTTGCTTGGATCTTCTCAAAAGA GTGCCAATGTTCGACAAAATGGATGAACAACTATTAGATGCAATGTGTGATCGTCTCAAACCAGTGCTTTACACCGACAAGAGCTATATTCTCCGAGAAGGTGATCCGGTGGAGGAGATGCTGTTTATTATCCGAGGGGATCTGACAAGTACGACCACAAACGGCGGAAGAACCGGTTTCTTCAACTCTGCTCATCTCAAAGCCGGTGACTTTTGCGGCGACGATCTTCTCACATGGGCATTGGATCCCCAATCATCGTCGAACCTACCGATCTCGACGAGAACAGTGCAGGCCTTGAAAGAAGTTGAAGCTTTTGCTTTAATGGCGGATGATTTGAAATTCGTGGCTTCTCAGTTTCGACGTCTTAGCAGCAAGCAATTCATGCATACTTTCAA GTTCTACTCGGTGAGATGGCAGACATGGGCCGCGTCGTTTATACAAGCAGCTTGGCGCCGACACTGCAGGAGGAAGCAGGTAAAGTCACTACGTGAAGCCGAGGGAGAGCCGCTTGCAGCTCTGGCAAACGGGAACGAAACCTCACCAAGCCTCGGCGCCACGCTTTACGCTTCAAAATTTGCCGTCAATGCGTTACGAACGTTGCGGAGGCATGGTTCGCAAAGCAGCCCTAGATTGCCTCAAAGATTGTCGCCGTTGCTTCCTCAAAAGCCAGCCGAGCCTGATTTTACGGCTGAATAA
- the LOC107945861 gene encoding replication stress response regulator SDE2, translating to MEDHRISKDDISNNNNNVNPRQLQLFVKLVNGQTLSLQFSSPQVQVGSVKRQIQEITKIPINFQRLIRGHQLKDDSVIFHPNATLNLSFSLPGGKGGFGSLLRGAATKAGQKKTSNFEACRDMSGRRLRHVNAEKRLEEWKAEEEERKLEKMAEDFIKKKAKNGKKGVGDGEAEKYVAKYREQSARCVAVVEESVKAACLGKRKAVPGGADPKRLKIWMGKRKLNESDSDNSSDDEESEDDEEDEKSVVLNNGNNSDSSKGTEGSSGLVSRRRRDGEFSGGVSSESGSEEEKDIVPLQSSKSGGEDVLNVENDKVEVEAIQPEILENNGTKTEDQKEIVSQGADVPVQENEGVGNKLIDRVDGCSDVKSEFHGETVVSNTNVAIPEKPLNFDDFNSPQEMEVLGLERLKSELQARGLKCGGTLQERAARLFLLKSISLDKLPKKLLAKK from the exons ATGGAAGATCATCGAATCAGCAAAGACGACAttagcaacaacaacaacaacgtTAATCCGAGGCAATTACAGCTATTCGTTAAACTTGTAAATGGCCAAACGTTATCGCTTCAATTCTCCTCCCCACAAGTCCAAGTCGGTTCCGTCAAGCGTCAAATTCAGGAAATCACGAAAATCCCAATCAATTTCCAGCGCCTGATCCGCGGCCATCAGCTCAAGGACGATTCTGTAATTTTTCACCCCAATGCCACCCTCAACCTCTCTTTCAGCCTTCCCGGTGGCAAAGGAGGTTTCGGATCGCTGCTACGTGGCGCAGCCACAAAGGCCGGGCAGAAAAAGACGAGCAATTTCGAGGCTTGCCGTGATATGAGCGGAAGGAGGCTGAGGCACGTGAATGCGGAGAAGAGGCTGGAGGAGTGGAAGGCGGAGGAGGAAGAGAGGAAATTGGAGAAGATGGCGGAGGATTTTATTAAGAAAAAGGCGAAAAATGGGAAAAAAGGGGTTGGAGATGGAGAAGCCGAGAAGTATGTGGCGAAGTACAGGGAGCAATCAGCAAGGTGTGTGGCGGTGGTTGAAGAATCCGTTAAGGCCGCGTGCCTGGGAAAGAGGAAGGCGGTTCCTGGCGGAGCTGACCCTAAAAGGTTAAAGATTTG GATGGGAAAGAGGAAATTAAATGAGAGTGATAGTGATAATAGCAGTGATGATGAAGAGAGTGAAGATGATGAGGAAGATGAAAAATCTGTAGTTTTGAACAATGGGAATAATTCAGATTCTAGTAAGGGAACCGAGGGGAGTTCCGGTTTGGTTTCTAGGAGAAGACGTGATGGGGAATTCTCAGGTGGAGTATCGAGTGAGAGTGGTTCCGAGGAAGAGAAAGACATTGTTCCACTGCAAAGCTCGAAATCCGGTGGGGAAGATGTGCTCAATGTAGAAAATGATAAGGTTGAAGTTGAAGCAATTCAACCCGAGATACTGGAAAATAATGGAACTAAAACCGAAGATCAGAAGGAAATAGTTAGTCAGGGTGCCGATGTTCCAGTTCAAGAAAATGAAGGAGTTGGGAACAAACTGATAGATAGAGTCGATGGTTGTTCTGATGTGAAATCAGAATTTCATGGAGAAACAGTAGTTTCAAACACTAACGTGGCCATACCTGAAAAGCCGCTGAACTTTGATGACTTCAATTCGCCACAAGAGATGGAG GTTCTTGGGTTGGAGAGGTTGAAATCAGAACTGCAGGCTCGTGGTCTAAAGTGCGGCGGTACTTTGCAAGAACGAGCTGCTCGGCTTTTCCTGCTAAAGTCTATCTCTTTGGATAAGCTTCCAAAGAAGTTGCTTGCAAAGAAATGA
- the LOC107945862 gene encoding putative RING-H2 finger protein ATL21A yields the protein MNTFIIFFTFLFPLLHTSTTAQPCPITRCAQNQVPIRFPFYQQATKHPQNCGYPGFNLSCKTQSTTYLSLPYSGDFYIRDINYLDQLITLYDPNNCLPNRLLTFNISGTPFVIPFHENYTFLTCPSEVIKSRFDIIECMSNSTHSVLATSSMRLVSSLVSSYSCRVVVAALPVPVSWPVKEDEEFTAELGGDIQLTWYVPQCGDCEAQGGICGFKSNNSDEIDCFRRLPESSQTGNGLRVFGIICLSIAAPALACATGIALFACCFSSRNHAGESPMQRNNRPAAVLPQPAVVVTGLDESTIESYEKLVLGESRRIPGPNDSTCPICLSEYLSKDTIRCIPECKHCFHAECIDEWLRMNSTCPVCRKSPTAEGATPHTNPV from the exons ATGAATaccttcatcatcttcttcactttCCTCTTCCCTCTCTTACATACATCAACAACAGCACAACCATGTCCCATCACCAGATGTGCCCAAAACCAAGTCCCCATACGCTTCCCTTTCTACCAACAAGCCACTAAACACCCCCAAAACTGCGGCTACCCCGGCTTTAACCTCAGCTGCAAAACCCAAAGCACAACTTACCTCAGCCTCCCATATTCCGGCGACTTCTATATACGCGATATCAACTATCTCGATCAACTAATAACACTTTACGACCCCAACAATTGCCTTCCCAATCGGCTTCTTACATTCAATATATCAGGAACTCCTTTTGTTATTCCTTTCCATGAAAACTATACGTTCCTTACTTGTCCTAGTGAAGTCATCAAGTCTCGGTTTGATATTATTGAATGTATGAGTAATTCGACGCATTCGGTGTTGGCTACTTCTTCGATGAGACTTGTGAGTTCGTTGGTGTCGTCGTATTCGTGCCGTGTTGTCGTGGCGGCATTGCCGGTTCCGGTTTCGTGGCCGGTTAAGGAGGACGAAGAGTTCACGGCTGAACTTGGTGGTGATATTCAATTGACTTGGTATGTACCTCAATGCGGGGATTGTGAAGCACAAGGTGGGATTTGTGGGTTTAAAAGCAATAATAGTGACGAAATTGATTGTTTTCGTCGTCTTCCTGAATCAA GCCAAACAGGCAATGGTCTTAGAGTTTTCGGGATCATCTGCTTGTCAATTGCTGCACCGGCACTTGCGTGCGCAACCGGGATCGCCCTCTTCGCATGCTGCTTCAGCAGTCGCAATCATGCTGGGGAAAGCCCCATGCAACGGAACAACAGACCTGCGGCAGTGCTGCCGCAACCTGCGGTTGTCGTAACAGGGCTGGATGAATCCACAATCGAATCATACGAAAAGCTGGTGCTCGGTGAGAGCCGGAGAATACCCGGCCCCAACGACAGCACTTGCCCTATATGCTTATCTGAATACCTTAGCAAAGACACTATCAGGTGCATACCAGAATGCAAACACTGCTTCCATGCAGAATGTATCGATGAATGGCTACGAATGAACTCTACATGCCCTGTGTGCCGGAAATCTCCAACGGCAGAGGGTGCTACTCCACATACCAACCCTGTTTGA